A single Mangifera indica cultivar Alphonso chromosome 20, CATAS_Mindica_2.1, whole genome shotgun sequence DNA region contains:
- the LOC123204194 gene encoding uncharacterized protein LOC123204194 has product MAGFRVLVEFLCLNSSFVGGSSDFVKHVILTKLDQVCLKGGIFWLKFCFLLRMAFPCLLSSMYLLAGGDEGTPFTKSTVIVRRIYDVYEASVDRGTMPLFLDTRVTVQKIDFMQQWQRNRKGPKA; this is encoded by the exons ATGGCTGGCTTCCGTGTACTGGTTGAGTTTCTCTGCCTCAACTCTTCCTTTGTCGGAGGCTCTTCAGATTTTGTTAAGCACGTCATATTGACCAAATTGGACCAGGTTTGTTTGAAGGGCGGcattttttggttgaaattttgtTTCCTCCTGCGTATGGCTTTTCCGTGTTTACTTTCTTCTATGTATCTTTTGGCTGGAGGTGATGAGGGTACTCCTTTCACGAAAAGCACAGTGATTGTTCGAAGAATCTATGACGTATATGAAG CTAGCGTGGATCGTGGCACAATGCCCTTATTTCTGGATACAAGAGTCACAGTACAGAAGATTGATTTTATGCAGCAATGGCAGAGAAATCG AAAAGGACCCAAGGCTTAA